In Leptospira harrisiae, a genomic segment contains:
- the hpf gene encoding ribosome hibernation-promoting factor, HPF/YfiA family, whose product MKINYTWKHLDRSEAAEKYADEKLERVSKYVQKIVSCEVSFEAIHGEIHSNLKLHADGNNFNAHNQDKDVYVCIDGLEDKILSQTSKHHDKKSQH is encoded by the coding sequence ATGAAAATCAATTATACCTGGAAACATCTAGATCGATCTGAAGCCGCTGAAAAATATGCGGACGAAAAATTAGAACGAGTATCAAAATACGTTCAAAAAATCGTATCCTGTGAAGTATCATTTGAAGCCATTCATGGAGAAATCCACTCTAACCTGAAGTTACATGCTGATGGCAATAATTTCAACGCACACAACCAAGACAAAGATGTATATGTTTGTATCGATGGATTGGAAGACAAAATTCTATCTCAAACTAGCAAACACCACGATAAAAAAAGCCAACACTAA
- a CDS encoding LIMLP_12425 family protein, protein MSLKDWFRSQYPGLFTDETDNVVLENKICSLFQHVKEKEDTILPRMSEDFDTRLFNLLESVTIDKPNQKISFTFRDLVENRTVQYSFSAVMALSLVFVLATRNSQEPTLAGNNDSAGVVIEQNNYQYEPTSLDLNESYQKRVLLDRLRSAPGAVYGLRELELYYEKTGRESSADELRLLIESVEK, encoded by the coding sequence ATGAGTTTAAAAGATTGGTTTCGTTCACAATATCCGGGTCTCTTTACAGATGAGACAGACAATGTGGTTTTGGAAAATAAGATTTGTTCTCTTTTCCAGCATGTGAAGGAAAAAGAAGACACCATCCTTCCTCGAATGTCGGAAGACTTCGACACCCGCCTTTTCAATCTTCTTGAATCCGTCACCATTGACAAACCCAACCAAAAGATTTCCTTCACATTCAGAGACCTAGTGGAAAACAGAACGGTTCAGTATTCTTTTTCTGCAGTGATGGCCCTGAGTTTAGTGTTTGTGCTTGCTACTCGCAATTCCCAAGAACCAACTCTTGCTGGAAACAATGACAGCGCTGGTGTTGTCATCGAACAAAACAACTACCAATACGAACCTACAAGCCTCGACCTAAATGAATCCTATCAAAAACGCGTGTTACTCGATCGTTTGCGATCGGCTCCTGGTGCTGTTTATGGACTTCGTGAACTAGAATTGTATTATGAAAAAACCGGAAGAGAATCTTCAGCAGATGAATTAAGACTTCTTATCGAATCTGTAGAAAAATAA